One region of Anthonomus grandis grandis chromosome 22, icAntGran1.3, whole genome shotgun sequence genomic DNA includes:
- the LOC126749131 gene encoding protein masquerade, which yields MMSRTGTYRILLFFLLLFIRGTVTQDESLAGSFFSGLLDTITSTADSKDCPGVCVHALATIICYDVLEDVACPSPSMKCCTDSPRNDTTDDANITTKYEITTMPTTTTALSTTTATTTTPRTTIQTTTSQTALNKHSNSTSKDDGAKECQEKRGVCVAERVADYCEAILNKPSLCHPGLKCCVSSDAYGDTPPPELIVPSKTKTNPTKLETKTTPKSTTTSTTSMTSTTQRTTQSHNLKINNGITTNRPQVFQKQCSGECVTGLFAIFCDDVDTEAVCENKGSCCIAAPLEEPVTRQPIRTTTTFRPTTRDPGPSCPGFCLLNIMAAFCERPSVLIPHTSNCKKGSVCCDNTRSSYTSKPKPEKPHTTTTTTTMDPRPDCPGSCIVSYLSFTCFRNAEMTEIFKCRKASTKCCASKSLIKEALGQKDEPASKEPSTVGPNPPQFTVHSVPVQTTTDSPKPVATTQRAQVYSKYVCGVKGTSRMGRVVGGEDGDQGEWCWQVALINSLNQYLCGAALIGTQWVLTAAHCVTNIVRSGDAIYVRVGDHDLTKKYGSPGAQTLRVATTYIHHNHNSQTLDNDIALLKLHGQAELKDGVCLVCLPARGVSHAAGKRCTVTGYGYMGEAGPIPLRVREAELPIVSDAECIRKVNAVTEKIFILPASSFCAGGEEGNDACQGDGGGPLVCQDDGFYELAGLVSWGFGCGRVDVPGVYVKVSSFIGWINQIISVNNL from the exons GCCTCCTTGATACAATAACTAGCACAGCAGATTCAAAAGACTGTCCAGGTGTATGCGTACATGCCCTAGCAACAATTATTTGTTATGATGTCCTGGAAGACGTGGCTTGTCCGTCACCTTCAATGAAATGTTGCACTGATTCGCCAAGGAACGACACAACTGATGATGCTAATATTACGACAAAGTATGAAATCACTACTATGCCAACGACTACCACAGCGTTGAGTACTACTACCGCAACTACCACCACACcaagaacaacgattcaaaCAACAACCAGTCAG ACAGCATTAAACAAGCATTCCAATTCCACCAGCAAAGACGATG gTGCCAAAGAATGTCAAGAAAAACGCGGAGTATGCGTAGCTGAGAGAGTAGCAGACTACTGCGAGGCTATCCTTAATAAACCAAGTCTTTGCCATCCAGGACTAAAATGTTGCGTATCCAGTGATGCTTATGGAGATACTCCACCACCAGAACTCATAGTTCCCAGCAAAACCAAAACTAATCCAACCAAACTTGAAACTAAAACGACACCAAAGAGTACAACTACTTCGACTACTAGTATGACGTCTACAACCCAAAGAACAACCCAGtcgcataatttaaaaattaacaatggaATCACGACTAATAGACCTCAGGTTTTTCAAAAGCAATGCAGTGGTGAGTGTGTCACTGGACTTTTTGCCATATTTTGTGATGATGTCGATACAGAGGCAGTTTGCGAAAATAAAGGAAGTTGTTGCATTGCAGCTCCG CTGGAAGAACCAGTAACACGACAACCAATCCGTACAACTACAACATTCCGTCCAACAACCAGAGACCCAGGACCATCATGCCCAGgattttgtcttttaaatatcaTGGCCGCCTTCTGCGAGCGACCTTCTGTATTAATTCCTCATACGTCAAACTGCAAGAAAGGTTCTGTTTGCTGCGACAATACAAGAAGCAGTTACACTTCAAAGCCGAAGCCTGAAAAACCACATACTACTACTACAACCACTACAATGGATCCTAGACCTGACTGTCCCGGCTCCTGTATTGTTTCCTATTTAAGTTTCACCTGCTTTA GAAATGCTGAAATGAccgaaatttttaaatgcagaaaAGCAAGTACAAAATGCTGTGCCtcaaaatcattaataaaagaGGCTTTGGGCCAGAAAGATGAGCCTGCGAGTAAAGAACCTTCTACAGTTGGTCCAAACCCTCCCCAGTTTACCGTTCATTCTGTTCCTGTTCAAACTA ctACTGATAGTCCAAAACCAGTTGCAACCACACAAAGAGCACAGGTCTATAGCAAGTACGTTTGCGGAGTAAAAGGTACTTCAAGAATGGGCAGAGTGGTGGGAGGAGAAGATGGAGATCAAGGAGAATGGTGCTGGCAAGTGGCTCTTATTAATAGCCTTAATCAATATCTTTGCGGAGCAGCACTTATTGGAACTCAATGGGTACTTACTGCCGCGCATTGTGTAACAAA TATCGTTCGATCGGGAGACGCAATCTACGTTCGGGTGGGTGATCATGACCTAACTAAAAAATATGGCAGTCCCGGCGCACAAACGTTACGAGTAGCCACTACTTACATTCACCATAACCACAATAGTCAGACATTGGACAATGATATTGCCCTATTAAAACTTCACGGTCAAGCTGAACTCAAAGATGGGGTATGCCTGGTATGCTTACCGGCTAGAGGAGTTAGCCACGCTGCTGGGAAAAGATGCACGGTTACAGGCTATGGATACATGGGCGAAG CTGGTCCTATACCACTAAGAGTAAGAGAAGCTGAACTACCTATTGTAAGTGACGCAGAATGTATCAGAAAAGTCAACGCGGTTactgaaaaaatttttatcctacCTGCTAGTAGTTTTTGCGCAGGTGGAGAGGAGGGCAACGACGCATGTCAG GGTGATGGCGGCGGTCCTTTAGTATGTCAGGACGACGGTTTTTACGAACTGGCCGGCCTTGTTTCCTGGGGATTTGGATGCGGCAGAGTGGATGTACCAGGCGTCTACGTGAAAGTTTCTTCCTTTATTGGTTGGATAAATCAAATCATCAGCGTCAATAATTtgtaa